tgataaatatttttggccatatcgccctgctctactactATCATATTGAACACGCCCATTTCACTTAATTCAGTTACGCAGACTCGGGTGCATTCATATCATGAGTGTTGGGTTGGTTGGTTTCTCTGACTCTACTACACCGACTGATaattttcaaggcacccaaagcgctttacaattccaatTTGCTTTGTAATAATATGATTTGTACCAAAATACTGATTGATCGGGTTACTCCTGTTGGACTGTCATTATTTTGAACACAACTGTACCTTAAGCTGCAGACATGCAGTTGCGTCATTTGACCTGAAGAGAGCACTGTCGATCTGTTATTGAAAAGGCATCTATGCAGTATGTCACTGTCAGTAACTCTATAAACAGTTTAACCACAGAGGTTCAGCCTTAGTGTTACAACATCTATTCATTATAGCAGGAGGACTGATGGTGAAGCTCTTCTGTGTGATAATATTTCATGAGGAAAGAAGCTCAAGTTTCTGTGAGGCTTATACTGAAATCATATTTAACCCCAacagaaaagataaaataacacatttgcTAAGTTATGTGACAAAACCTAAAGTTAAACATGACTGAAACAAAAATAggtcatttgttgtttttgagatATAAGAAATAACACACAAAATTTAAAGTCAGCATGTTTTCAGATATACAGAAACGAGTCACTATAATTCTGATAATGTAAGTAAATTGTAAGAACAATTGAAAGgtgccttttgtttatttgaatTGCTTTATATACTTACAGGTCATTTCATTTGCATTAAATATTAatcatatttaatttattaagctGACTGTCTTAACACAGACCTATTCTGCTCATTTCAAAGTAACCTTTTTCTCTTGCACCTCGTGCAGCCTTTCAGTTCCAACCTCTAAAGTATGTTGTTTCAGAGCCTCTTCCTTAAGGGCACTTTTTTGTTAAATACTGCGCTATATAGTGAATCTCAACAGAATGTCCTAAACATCTTTGTATTCTGTTTAGGAGATATCAGATTAAATTTAAGTAGGACTGGGCTGTACTTCTGTGTAAtcccagtttatttatttatttagtttaaccACAAGTTGTTAAGTaagtgaagttttttttatttagagtgttgtgcaataaaataaagtctAGTAATAATCATAATTAAGTGTAACGTTAAATTTAAACACATTAATTagctgttaaaaaaacataactaattcattaattaattaaaacaaaagaagcaTATAACCAGCTGTGAAAAAGATGATTTGTCTAAGCTGGTAAACGTGGCATTGCAAGTTATCTAGACGAGTTATCTAGTAAGCAAGTGTTTAACTGATTCTTTAATGTATTTCAGGAGGAAGTGCAGGGGCCTTAGTGTTACTGGAAAGGTCATTGTTAGGGTCACTAATCTGGGATAAGCCGGTGGGGTTTAAGACATATACAGCTGAATGTCATAAGCATAGAAATGATAAGAAATGTCAGAATGATGTCCGATGAtggcagctgaaagaagaatgcaggaaaaaaaattgagcCTTGAGGAACACCACAGGTTGGAGAAGCAGGGTTACAGGATAATTTGCCAACAGTCTAACACAGAGTCAGAGACACCAGCCAAAGTATTATTTTAAGATTATTAAGTAAAATTTTGTGATCAAAGGCAGTACTCAGGACTAGCATAGTGAGCACAGAACAATGCCCTGCATCAAAGTCATTCAGATCATTATAGACCCATTAAAGAGCACTCTCAGAGGAGTGTGGTCCTAATAACAGGGTTGATGAGGGTCAGAAATCTTTTATTTACTTAACAAGGATCTGAATAGACTTTTTACAACTTTGTCACAAGATGGTGCAGTGAGTCAgcataacctttatttaaccaggcaTGTGATGAAGAGCAGATTATTATGTAACGGTGTTGGCCCCGGGGGGGGGAGTTTAACAACAGCGCACttctaaaaaaaattacaacatgACAACGAAATTTAAGAGACGACCATATTAGGAAGAAATCTGCTCTttatgacatcatacagagccaaggCTAGAAAAACAACTGCCTGAAACTGAGCATTTAGAGCTGTGTATTActtgcacatttttaaaacttcAGTTAATGTTTGATGTTTAATATGAGGATCCAGTACTGGAACAGGAGATCTATATTACAGAAAGTTAGGTAACACAAATTTATTTTGACATAGTGGAACAAACCTATAATGAgagtttttaaatacatgtactTCACACCTGTGGAACTAAAAACAGCGATCACTATCAGAAGATTACATCATCTGAGTACTTCCTGTGGACTTTTATTATGACAAGGACACAGAGGAAGACTTCTCTTGcccttaaaaaaagaacaaagtcTCAGCTGTTGGGTGGCTCCACCTCTCCTCCTCCCttttcctccacctcctgtAGTAGCTATAAAAGTGTGCGTGTCACACACTGATGAGACTTCCCTCACAGAGATCTCATTATAGGTGCACTGTGAGAACCTGCAGATTTGAACTACTTCTTCTCCTtggaaaacaattaaaacagcACAATGGTGAGTATCAATCCAGACATTATTTACTGTTATTAGTACAGAACTGCTTCTATTCAGCCGTAATTACCCCAAAATGCAACATATTAGACTTGAAATTTCTTCATAATTTAAGGTTTCCTCTTGTATCTTCACACTTTCTTCTCAAACCCAAGCTTCAGTCTACTATTTCTACTCTACTGGCCCCAGGCTGCTTctcaaaacacatttctgtttttggcGCTGATGCAGGAAATACCTCCTACCTCAGCCACGGAAAACAAATGTATGTTTAAAACATAGAGTCAGTCAGTGGAAACAAGCTACCGGGTAGCTGGCTTCAGCTCCGGCTCAGGGGAAGGTTAACTTTTTCCATATGAGGCCTGGAGGACTGTGTGTCTGTCAGGAGGGGTGTGCTTGTTTGCCCGGCTGGTTGGGAATGCTGATGTGGCTTCCAGCAGGCCGCTTGtgtattttgcatttatttttgttcagcAGCGTGCTCACAAGCTGCAAAAACTCCAACCTCCGGGGTCTTTGGAGTGCACAACGTTTTGAGCAAAGTTGCTCGAAATGTTAAAGATAAGGGAAATCAGCAGAAACTGTGCATAAACTTCAGGACTCTGACCTCCCTCCCCCCCCGGACTTTTACTCCCTTTGCAGCAGTTAGTGGTATAACATTTGCAGGTCATTTGGAAAATGCAGGCAGACAGAAGTGATTGAACGCAAGAAAACGGTTTCTTGTGACACTTCCTACTGAGGAGGGGGAAGTGCAGAGAGCTCAGAGACTCAATTCCACCTTAAAGAGTGAGCTTTAAGTGAATACTTGGCATCGTCTGGTCTGGACGGCTTCTGATTTGTCCACCCGGTTCCTTCTTTCaccaaaatacacacaaacaacaacaatccaCTTCACTTTCATCCGAGGAAACCAGGAAACTCCAAAATCTTTAATGACTCATAGCCActtctgcatttttgtttgAGCGCGCACTCTTGCAGCACAAAGCTCTCTACTGTGTTAGCTTACCAGCATGGAGACCCGGACGTCAAACATGATGTGGTTTCAGTCAGGGGACGAGATACAGGAAGCACAGTTTCACTCTAGACACCCCCCTCAGCCCCCATGTTTTCCTGGAAGTGGGTATTTCAAGGCTGCGAGGCATATTGCAACACCAGCAAGCAAACAGGCCGTCACGCCCACCTTCCTCACATTCAGCCAACAGATGTCACAACAGCTCTTGCTGAATTAGCTTCATATATGTTTGCAGTGTAATGTAATGTTTGCAGAGAGGCTGGAAGCGTCAGATTGTTTGCAGATTAGCGGAGTAAAAGTGTAGCCGCCGCTCTCTGAGGGTCGTCTGAATGACACTGAATGACACTCAAAATAGCTGTCTACCATCGCCATACTTAGCAGCTCTGTCATGGTGACCCTATCCTCCCCTCCTCCGCCTCTGATCACGAGCCTTTTACAAAGGAGGGGGACGGTGGTGGGTGAAGGGATCATAATTCACAAGAAGCCCAAAGCTGAGCTGATAAATAGTTTTAAATCATGCTTATTGAGTGTCTGAGCTTGGTTTGTGGTGACTAATCCTAACTTTTGGTTTCTTGCATTCAGAAAATTCCTGAAATATCTCTCCACTGAAATCCCTTTATCTCCTCAAATGTAAAACATGCCTCGAGACTGATTATCAGCTTAATCGTATCTTATATAACGAACATGCCTGGCAGCATTGTTAGGGTttctttaaatgtgtttgtaggCTTAGCCATAGGTTTAAACAGGCATGTTTGGCTTTAAGAATTTGAGATCCGCTTTCCCACTGAGACACCTTGTAAACATGAAGCTGTTTCTTATCCATCAATACATCAGGGTGTGAATACCTGAAGTCTTGTCTTAGCAGGTATGAGCAACACATGACGCATGTGCTCTCGTTTTTTCGTGGACAGATGGTCATCTGTTGACAGGGAAACTGCTGGGACAATGCAAACAGTGTGGAACAAAATCATCTGCAGAGATAAATATGACTCGGGTTAATAATTCATGAACGAGGCTAATTTCATATCCATGTTGCTTTTTGACAGCCTAAACTGGTTGGCTGATGTTGCATCCTACTTTCCCTCAGGCTGCTTCTGCACGATGAGACCAAACACGTTTTCACTCTCACCCACATCTTTTataagcagcaaaaaaaaatacttgagcAGGGAGTGGAAGCACTTTGGACCTTACACACACTCTGACAAGACTGTGTTAATCACCACTGCTTGTTAGTctaaggcagcggtccccaacccccgggccacggactggtaccggtccgtgagtcatttggtaccgggctgcgagagttgagactcgggtgtgaaatgtatggttttcagggtttttatcagtttttagcattattttgttatcatttttttcattaactcggttttcctgggtcttttcacgtgtgttataaataaatcttctttttttcggtaccggtactagttttattttgttgtatttatccgcgacaccttaaaggccggtccgtgaaaatattgtcgggcacaaACCGCTCTgtggggttggggaccactggtcTAAGGCAGTGATGCCTGAGAACTATAAGATTGCAGATCCAGGCAATTTGAACACATGGAAATCGGGTTGTAGAGCAAATCGACTCCACCCAGCTCAACTGTCTTATAAAGCAGGTCATGACAGGCTTAAAGGCAGAAATGTTGGCAGTAAGGTATCCAGTTAAAACAATTTAgccttaaaaaatatatatttttatgtgattTTTGATACACCACTATTTATCATGGATATGATGTCATATTAATTTTGggcttttaacatttttttttaaaaaatgttcaatTTCTAGGATGGAATAACAGTACAGCatgcatctttaatgactttggAAAACAAGAATTgtgtgcacaagtttgaatttattttggattttctctaatccgcACAGGGTCAAACATATAGATACTGCCTcacatatatacataaacacacttaaatcttttaataagtGGTACTGAAGATTCTATGATGTCCTATAGGAGGCCTATCTTGTTAGTGATCATCATCAATGCCTTCAAACTCAATTTAAATTTACAGCAGCCCACATGGACAAGCCAAAAAGTTTTATGGTCAGACGAGATTGAGCTGTTTGACCACAGTGACAAGTATGTTTGGAGgagtaaaggtgaggctttcaaacctAAAAACACTGTGCCAGCTGTAGCCAGATGCTACCAccagcatggtggtggtagcatcatgctctggggctgttttgctgccagtggTACTGGTACACTGCAagtggatggaataatgaagGAGGAGGAACTTCCAAATACTTcaacttcacctcaaattaAGAACGTGTTGAATTAACAGCTAGATCagaggtgtcgaactccaggcctcgaagcctggtgtcctgcaggttttagataacaCCCTGGGTCAAAACACTTGAATCAAAtgatcattcattcattcaggcttatggagaacttcaggacatgttgaggaggtaatttagccatttgaatcagctgtgtttgatcaaggacacatctaaaacctatTGGACTCGAGGCCTGTAGTTTGACACCTGTGAGCTAGATGGTTGAAACTTGAGCACAGTTGGGTGTTCCAACTCtgccagaagcttgttgatgaCGACCAAAAGTGTCTGGTTGAGGTTCAACTTGTTAAGGGAAATTTGACCAAATATTAGTCGGAGTGTTCGTTTCTTATTTGAGTCTGTATTTATACTGttgaccctgtgtggattagagaaatcCCAAAATACGTTCAAACTTGTGAccccttttcttctctctcttttaaaaaaacaacgtGATTAAAGAcgtatgctgtacaatcattccaccatGTAAAAAGGGGAgtttaaataaaatcattaaaagTCCCAAATTACCATGAAATTTATGCCAGTGATTAGTGGATGTAAACTTTTGACAACAGCTGTATATtagagcaaaaataaaaagaatattaatgactaaaatgtcttttttgttttcttcctctACAGCGTGAGTGTATCTCCATCCATGTTGGCCAGGCCGGTGTCCAGATGGGCAACACCTGCTGGGAGCTGTACTGCCTGGAGCACGGCATCCAGCCAGATGGCCACATGCCCAGCGACAAGCCCACCGGAGGCTATGACGACTCCTTCACCACCTTCTTCAGTGAGACCGGCAATGGGAAATACGTCCCCAGAGCCATCTTTGTGGACCTGGAGCCCACTGTTATCGGTGAGGGTTTTACTCTGAGCGGGTTTTTAAGACCTAAGGGTTTAGGGCGTCGAAAGGTTGGTGGgagctgttattttatttgtcatttagAGTTTAAGGTGATTAACTTTTTcaatcagttttttaaaaagctaaaagACTCCTTTCATGCTTTTTGTCTGAGTTTTTGCTACGGTCTGCAGACACAGGCAAACTGTGAAGTATCACAAAGCTGTCATACAGTGGTTTGTCATCGCACTCTTTTATAAATAGACTAGATTGCAGACACAATGAACTAAGATAAGCCTCACCCTGAAATGTTACATACTTTCAATGCTCAGCATTTGGCCGCAGAGGGACCCGGTTAAAGTCCAGCTGGTGAACATAGTGGAGCATTTAGTAGTCGAAGAGCCCGATGTTTTTCCTCAGGAGCTAAAAAGAGGGAATCTCAACTTCTGTTTATCAAGAGGACGTGAGCTCGGCTCTAAGTGGAGCTGATTCTTATGTAGTGGGCAAATATTTGTTTCTGCTGCCCCCAAGTGGCCAAAAAACTCATAACGTGTGTGTAAACTGAGCTATAAAAATGTCCAAAGCTATGAAGTTAAAACTAGTTAATCATTTTCTGTTATCGGTAGCAGGTGGTTCCAAGATAATGTTGATGCTGTAACAGTCACTTTTATGAATTTATCTCCTGGCCGAAGTTCATTTCAAATCATTCAAGTAGGCTGGGTTTCTCTGTAGCCCAGCCCACTTGAGTTTAAATCAGCCAGTCAGATCCACTCTTCTTCTTTCACTCAATATTTTCATTATGCCTTTGCAACTACAGATGGAATTAATACAGACTTAGAGCTGCATCAAGAGTGTTAATATTTATTGCATGTTGGCtcctttttattgtttacttacacccacaaaagcaaaaaagagccttTGTAAAGTTTCTGTTCTTCCAAACGCCATTAACAGAAACTACAAACTGGACCCAAATGACCTTCAGGGGGACTCCTAATGTTTTGGCATCCATTTTAATAGTGCGGTTCGATTTTTAAGAGCAAATTTTCTCACTCAGCATGAACAGTCAAAGCATTGctcgctctctcttgctctccttCAGATGAGGTCCGTACAGGAACGTACCGCCAGCTCTTCCACCCTGAGCAGCTGATCTCCGGGAAGGAGGATGCTGCAAACAACTACGCCCGCGGCCACTACACTGTGGGAAAGGAGCACATCGACTCTGTTCTTGACAGGATCCGCAAACTGGTGAGAGAAGAGCAGAAACCTGGAGAGATTTTGAGTGTGGGGCTGCTGAAATAAATGGGCTTTGAATGTTGTTTTTGATTCTTAAATTTTAATATGTGCCTTTTTCGGTCAGTCTGACCAGTGCACAGGTCTCCAGGGTTTCCTCGTCTTTCACTCCTTTGGTGGAGGAACCGGCTCTGGTTTCACCTCTCTGCTCATGGAGCGTCTCTCTGTAGACTTTGGCAAGAAGTCCAAGCTGGAGTTTGCCATCTATCCAGCTCCTCAAGTGTCCACAGCTGTGGTGGAGCCCTACAACTCCATCCTGACCACCCACACCACCCTGGAGCACTCCGACTGTGCCTTCATGGTGGACAATGAGGCCATCTATGACATCTGCCGAAGGAACCTGGACATCGAGCGCCCATCTTACACCAACTTGAATCGCCTCATCAGCCAGATTGTCTCCTCCATCACCGCCTCCCTTCGCTTCGATGGAGCCTTGAATGTGGACCTGACAGAGTTCCAGACCAACCTGGTGCCCTACCCTCGCATCCACTTCCCTCTGGCCACCTATGCCCCTGTTATCTCAGCAGAGAAGGCCTATCACGAGCAGCTCACCGTGGCTGAGATCACCAACTCTTGCTTCGAGCCGGCCAATCAGATGGTGAAATGTGACCCTCGCCATGGAAAGTACATGGCCTGCTGCCTCCTGTACCGTGGTGATGTGGTGCCCAAAGATGTCAATGTCGCTATCGGCAATATCAAGACGAAGCGATCCATCCAGTTTGTGGACTGGTGTCCTACAGGCTTCAAGGTGGGCATCAACTACCAGCCCCCCACCGTGGTTCCTGGAGGAGACCTGGCCAAGGTGCAGAGAGCAGTGTGCATGCTGAGCAACACCACTGCCATCGCAGAGGCCTGGGCTCGACTCGACCACAAGTTCGATCTGATGTATGCCAAGAGGGCCTTCGTCCACTGGTATGTGGGAGAGGGAATGGAGGAGGGAGAGTTCTCAGAGGCCAGAGAGGACATGGCTGCCCTGGAGAAGGATTATGAGGAGGTCGGCGTCGACTCGTTCGAAGAAGATGAAGAGGGGGAGGAGtattaaaaacaggaagtgtttatttaaaaaaagagcttttttcatgtcattgttATCAGTCTCATGCAGAAGCAGTTTAATGACTGTAGACCACTAATAAAGActgcagagcagcagtttgtctGAGCTCAATCCCACGGTGTTTGGTTTTATTGAAGAACGACTCTCCACTGAGAGAGACTGTGTCTGTATCTTCTTTTTCTAATAAAACTCTTCGCACCTATCAAGCTTGTCCTCATCAACACTTTATTAAAACTCTATGATGCAGATCTATAATGAAGGTTTAGAAGCCAGgcactaaaaaaaaaggaaaaggaagttATAAAACCATAATGTGTGCCTAATAGTATATGTTCATATGCAGATTCATTATTACAGTACTGGTTTAATAGACCAATAAAAAGCCCTTCTTAGGAAATGTTGAAGCTTTCTGGTCCAACGAAAATGGCTTTTAAACAGGCTGTCCAATAATCTGCATCCTATTACACATTTTTAGATCGAATGACACCTGAAGATGGTATTTATTTTATAGAATAATATGTCGttcttcaaaaaaagaaaaagatcaagTTCAAAGTATAAGTGACGCAAAGATAAAAAGAGAGTTTGATAAGTGGTGTAGGAAAGAGCAAACAAtggaaaggttaaaaaaatccCATTCAGATCCataaattttaaacattttctatTCTACCAATAGAAACgaatattttgttatttttctgtaaCTACATAACTAACCATAAGATAACAACACTAAAATCTTCCCTAAACCGTTCAATGGCTGTATTTGGCTTCTGGGTTATAATGTGGGTGGtccaccactagatgtcagtgtGGGGTGACTTTACGCAGAACAGACTTTTGCGCcgtactttatttttaaatgtatgcatTTAATCAGGATGGATTAATCAAAAGCAACATTTTATATTAGTGACCCCTCTGCAGATTTTGTACTCTAAAACTGTCAAAGCAAGGCTCGATTCCTCATTTCTTGCAGTacaaagtgttttttcttttggtctTTATAAATTTTCTGCTGAACCACCAGAGACGAACTTAACTTACATCTTCTGAAGTTTCCGCCGCAGCTTCTCCTCCCTTCCCTGGATGAGGCGCTCTGTAATTGCTTTGATGTAATTAAGGCTCAATTTGAGCGGAGTGTAGGCACAGCGCGGACGGGGGATTTATAAAGGTCACAGAGGGCTGAGAGAGAAagataaatgttcttttctcctGGATTTCATAAGTCTGCTGCCACAGTCCACCAACTTTTACTGTTACTCGCTTTTTCTCGACGTGGCCGTGAGGCCCTAAATCACATCTGTCAGGGTTTCAGGgtgccacacaaacacacctgctCAATAtggcaaaaaaaggaaattacaAGGTGCTGATATCGATAAATAATCACAGCAGGGTCGGGACAGGCTGCAGCCTGGTCGTGCACAGATGGATAAAGTATTGACGTTTGCTGCTGCAAGTGTCAAATGAGGACAGATTATAGCAAGTTTAAACAGAAGAGAGAACTGCAAGATGATATTTGATAGGTTAGATTTCAGCAGCtcaaaaaatacttaaataagGACAATCAGGACACTGAAATCAACCTTCTTCGATATTGGAGACAGCAGATAGAAGCGGCAGAACAGAGTTCTCCTTTAGAGATAGGGTAAAAAGTTCAGTCATTCAGACTCAGGGTACTGCCACTGCTCCTCCAAATTGAAAAGGAGCATCTGGGCATCTGACTCGATTGCCTCCTAGATTATGTGTTCCCTACAGGACAGAAACCCAGGGGCAGAACCGGGGCTCATTTATGTCTCTTAGCTTGCCTGGCAACTCCTCGATGTTCCTCCAGGTGAGTTGGAGTACGTGGCTGGAGAAAGCGAAGCCTGGTCcatctctgcttaggctgcagcCGCCTTGATTTGGACCCAGATAAGAAGCAGAATATGGATGATGAACTGGTGGTGCAGTGGTAGCTCTGTTACTTTACAGCAAGGTCTCTTTTACTCAGTGACAGATCACCATTTCGGCAGCATTATCAAATATATCAATACAATTGTTTCTTGTTACCAAGATTCCTAAATCACAACAGTGTATAAGAGCAGGGGGTTCCACTCTTTCTAATCTGTTCAACCTTGTTTTGCCAGCATTAAGTTGCCATTTCAAGTTGGATCACTGCATGATggactttttttcctccccaggTTATCTTTGTTCACCAACTATGAACCTCTCTTACTGGGCAAGGACCAACAGATTGTAGCAGCAGTCACACTGTGAGATGGTCCTCGTGACACTGTCTACATTTAAATTTGTCCACAAACTGTGTCCAGAGTCCATTGCAGCAGCCAACTCTGTGATGTCAAACATCTAAAGACAATGCTGTCCATCCTTCAAGTCTGAGAATCAGCTGTCCTGTGTGCACCCAGCTTAAGAAAATGACTGGATTTCAGGAGGCAGCAGCTGGACAAACAGCTGTTGGAAATAGGTTTAGTGCCACATCAACAGGCCAATGCCAGCAAGGtcatgtaaatataaaatgtgcCAAATTTACCTTGCTGTGCAACAAATATATCCAGAGAAAGTAGCACACATGTAAAGCCCAGTCTCATTAGTGCAAACTAACCACATTTTGCATAACTTATACTCTATATGTGAAGTTCACAGTtgctttgtgtcatttttataagaaaaaaaagaaagaaaataatttaaactTTGGAAAATTTAAAGGCAACTATGTTGTTGCTAATTTATTATGTTCACAAAGCATTTTCACCCCTCCTCAGCTCATGTCTGAATTTTTATAAGAGGTGCACTTCTCTAGGTTGTAAAGCCAAATGTGGCACCATTTTCAGTCATAGCAGTGACCGATGGGTGGAGGCTTCACATCGAGTTCCTGACTAATCTTCAGGCTCTGCTACTGAGCCGAGACCTGAAGTGGTCTATAGGGAAATGCTGCTGATTTGTGCACAACAGCCACTAATCATTTCTACCTAGAAAATGCTGACTGTACACTACTTTGGCTGCAAATGAAGGGAGGAAATTATTCAGGTACAAAGGCCCAAGAAGTTAACAAAGGAAAACTTGATTTAACCACACACTGGTGGAAAACTGATGCCTGTGGACAGCAAGTCTGCTGTTTTTACCCGTgtctacatttaaaatatcAACTCATGCTGAAAGTTAAGACAGCTGTTGTAACTTTAATGCCAAACAGACACTTTACACAGAAAATATGAGAACCTACTTGTAGCTTGAGGAATGTGGGTTAGAGGATGGGGGACAGGAGACGATGAGGCTGGGAAACACTGCGGACATGTTCATGAATGACTCTGAAATGACAGCAGGAATTATGTGCATGATGCTACTGAAGACGCCGAGTGTCCCCTGATGCATCTGAAAACAATCTCTGCTCTGGAGGAGAGAGCTATGAACACTATTCTTAACtcaataataatatatttatagACCTTAGTAAGACATTGGTCTTACTTTAGATACGGTAGTTAGAACAATAAAAGCTTAGTAAAGGAATACCACAAAATGTAAGGTAACGCAGTtaaacacaaatataaaaataaccaTCTTCTAAAACTTATAACTTGTGTTAGCCAATGAGCACGTACTTCCTATTTCCTTCTGAACCAGAACagataatttaaataatttactgAGTATCATGTTGTATTCAGTAAGACGTTAAACTTGCGAGACTTTAGTTTCACACGTGTAAAGGTCATCTACCAATTGGAAAGTTGGTGGTATGTTCCCAGGATGCTTCAGTCTGCATTTCAAAGTATCTTtagcaagatttttttttttttttagtaccgGAGCTGTTTATTGTTTATTCAAATGCGAAAAATCCTAAAACAGTGAGCGTTTTCCAGAAAAATTAAATGGCACAAATTCGTCCTGCGAAATTACACGATCGTtatgagaataggtgagtcagAGATAGAAAGGACTGAGATTGTGAATTAGACATGTTGTAAAACGTGTTTTGAGT
The window above is part of the Maylandia zebra isolate NMK-2024a linkage group LG23, Mzebra_GT3a, whole genome shotgun sequence genome. Proteins encoded here:
- the LOC101486701 gene encoding tubulin alpha-1C chain, which translates into the protein MRECISIHVGQAGVQMGNTCWELYCLEHGIQPDGHMPSDKPTGGYDDSFTTFFSETGNGKYVPRAIFVDLEPTVIDEVRTGTYRQLFHPEQLISGKEDAANNYARGHYTVGKEHIDSVLDRIRKLSDQCTGLQGFLVFHSFGGGTGSGFTSLLMERLSVDFGKKSKLEFAIYPAPQVSTAVVEPYNSILTTHTTLEHSDCAFMVDNEAIYDICRRNLDIERPSYTNLNRLISQIVSSITASLRFDGALNVDLTEFQTNLVPYPRIHFPLATYAPVISAEKAYHEQLTVAEITNSCFEPANQMVKCDPRHGKYMACCLLYRGDVVPKDVNVAIGNIKTKRSIQFVDWCPTGFKVGINYQPPTVVPGGDLAKVQRAVCMLSNTTAIAEAWARLDHKFDLMYAKRAFVHWYVGEGMEEGEFSEAREDMAALEKDYEEVGVDSFEEDEEGEEY